From the genome of Oncorhynchus kisutch isolate 150728-3 unplaced genomic scaffold, Okis_V2 Okis09a-Okis19a_hom, whole genome shotgun sequence, one region includes:
- the LOC109876625 gene encoding voltage-dependent calcium channel subunit alpha-2/delta-4-like — protein sequence MDLACYLIDSNAFIIISKEKSHVGRFFGEVDGSVMARLIKMAMFKRVSLYDYQAMCKMGGHSASSARPLLSPFYGLAAALKWFLTNFLLFLLEFNICGLWHSDRFAEAKPGFKASAQKKKGDILQPCDTEYPSFVYEPSIKETNSLIKCGRCQKMFVTQAVPDSNLLMLVVQADCDCSRQYPAITMEPKEVKYNASVKCDRMKSQKVRRRPESCHAYHPQENAKECGDASQIYLSVSLFLTCLTASFTCLKASTLVFR from the exons GTGGGGAGGTTCTTTGGAGAAGTTGACGGCTCAGTGATGGCACGCCTTATCAAGATGGCCATGTTCAAAAG ggTATCTCTGTACGACTATCAGGCCATGTGTAAGATGGGAGGACATTCTGCCAGCAGCGCCAGACCCCTTCTTAGT ccCTTCTATGGTCTGGCGGCTGCTCTAAAGTGGTTCCTCACAAACTTCCTACT GTTTTTACTGGAGTTCAACATCTGTGGTCTCTGGCACTCTGACCGCTTTGCTGAAG CCAAGCCTGGCTTCAAAG CGTCGGCCCAGAAGAAGAAGGGAGACATCCTGCAGCCGTGTGACACAGAGTACCCCAGCTTTGTCTACGAGCCCTCCATCAAGGAGACCAACAGCCTCATTAAGTGTGGACGCTGTcagaa gatgTTTGTAACCCAGGCTGTCCCTGACAGTAACCTGCTGATGTTGGTGGTACAGGCAGACTGTGACTGTTCCCGTCAGTACCCTGCTATCACCATGGAACCCAAGGAAGTGAAAT ATAACGCCTCAGTAAAGTGTGACAGGATGAAATCTCAGAAGGTCCGTAGGAGACCCGAGTCCTGCCACGCCTATCACCCTCAG GAAAACGCCAAGGAGTGTGGAGATGCATCGCagatctacctgtctgtctctctcttcctaacCTGTCTCACTGCCTCCTTCACCTGTCTCAAGGCCTCCACGCTGGTCTTCCGATGA